The genomic DNA AATGGTGGTGTTGGGAGTTCTTGTACTATGTGTATGTACTGTTAATATGTTAGGtattgtggttgtggttgggACTGAATTGAATGTTGACTCATGAATGGTGCTTATTGTGCCTGTATTAGCATTGTCGTTTGAATTGGTGGTAAAGGAGGGAATAGCAGAAGTGTTTGGTGGGTTCAATGATGTAGAGGGTTCACGGCTAGTCACTGTGGTTGTAAAAGCGTAACCTGTAAAGCAAAATTGTCAGAGCAATTCCTCGTCAAATTTCTGAGCATAAAATTGTCTCACCAATTATGTTTTCCTCACCTGTGCCATTTTCACTCGAAACTATTGGAACAAAAGTATTTCATGAATATTGAACATAAACGGATCATGTTTCAATCAACAAACCTTGGGAAGTGGTCGTGGTAGTGGTTGAAGATGTTGATGTCGAAGTCGAAGAAGTTGTGGTCACGGACCCTCCTAGACCCGGTATCCCCACACCACCATAGTGCGGAATTGTGACACCATCGGGTACCAAATCTCCAAAGACATCTATTAAGCCATTCTGAACACATTCCaattggatttcttttcccGACACGAATTGCTTTTGTGCAAAGTCCAAGGCCTGCAGTGGTCTTTGGTAGTGTTTGCAAGCATCCGGTATAGTACATTGAGTGGTGTTCCACAATTGATCTGCCGTGAAGAGATCATCCTTCGACAGATTCGGATCGAAATCAATCATTTGCTTCAGGTAGTAACAATTCTTTTCGAAATCTTCCCTCACGCCAGTCTTGGGACCGCATTGGAGGTAGGCCATGATCTTGACTTGTGAATCATGCGTGCTGGTATTCCTAATGGCCGGTACTTGAGATGAAAGGTATGAGCACACTTGTCTTCGACATCCAGTGATGTCAAAGAGTTGGTCCAAATTGTCAAGGTCTTGGGGATTTGGAGTCTCCTCTTGGCGAAGCTGTTCCGTTGTCACCATCAAATTAAGGCAATTGATCCGGTTCAAATTGCAAACCGTGATGGCTGGAAAAGTCACGGAATTCTCATGTCTCAAGTCCGAGATGGTCGACACCGGGTGCGTGTAGTAATCGGCGATAATATCAATGATCGACATGAGGGTGAGTCCAAAGCCTACAGTGAAGATGATCATCCAATAGGCCCATTGGATAAAATTTCGCGACTTGGCCGCATGGCTCAATCCAGCAATGGACGAATCGCGGATATAATCTGACGAAGTTCGCCAAACCAGTTTTACTAACGTCATCCGTAGCTTTGGTTCCTGGGAGTATCAAATGAAACTGGTCTTGAAAATCGCCTTGGAGAAATTGGTGATGAATGCCATTTGCTATCATCTTTAATTTTAGGGAAGGGTTAATTGCGGGGGGTCTGATTTTCTTATCAAAGTGCACCGCTTGAATCACGTTGGGATCGTTGAAAATGACCTTCAGACAAATGGAAATTGCCGGGCAGCCTTTTCGAAGAAGCCTTGGCAATTATGGCAATCATGGTTCTTTTATTGCTTTGCTTTGTTCCGAACACTTAACATAATTGGCTAACGCTATTGAATTCAATTAGGCTGTATTTTGGCCTCACTTGTGACggttttgttttattcattatGGCTTTTGTCACACACATGAATGGTACAGCAGGCCTCACTTGTGACggttttgttttattcattatGGCTTTTGTCACACACATGAATGTAAAACTATTTGTTGAAGGTCGCCTCAGTGTTTCTCTTCATTTGCGCCGTTGTAGAATTTCCATACGTTGAGAACTAGATCGATCACCAATTCAAGTAACTCGAAAATCATGATCACGGCAATCCCCATGTAGACACTCAGGGCTCCTCCCAATGCGGCCACATAACCATCCTCCTGAAAAGATACGTGGGAGTAAAAGTCTCAAAGCAAAAAACAGGAACAAAcagatattgtacgttttcaaaagcattcatgagctttgtcccaacccaggattttagggtcaattgtagtgaccgtagaggcttaatgtgcgttttgagagcaccttcaagccctcaagaatccaggctaattaaaacaatgaagtacaactctcttctttctcgggctcctacattgttcaatttgctgccctcaaatattcgtagggtttatgtaggggataatccagtagcaagatttaagtcagacttggacaagttttttgactaaaattccggatcaaccttatattcaagaattagccagatcagccaactccaattcgttggtcgatcaaataatatatatatataaacaaaagccaagtaaaatgaataatcttctcgtcttgaattgctgggattccaatcccggtagcggtaaggaagtccgcacaaaaaaaaaatcaattttctaaAATAACACCACTATTTTTGTTTCGGATAACCCCTCTTATTAGGAAGGGGAACTATATTTCATGATGTTTACAAAttaatgcaaaaatatttcaatggtGTTAAATAAGCTCTTTTGAAATTGCAcaagaaaaataacaatatCCATTTATTTTTGTATTATTGAAAATCTATAAATAGTGTCTGATAAGTTGACAAAAGACGTAACCTGGGCATTTCACAACAAAACGTATGAAAACAAGGCTATTAGTGACATATAACTAAATAGTGGTTACACAGTAGATCATAAGCTAAATTCGAATTCAAGTGCTAACCCAGTGTGCCCATGATTTCCATCAAATAGGTTGCTGAGAAATACTGATTTTTTTAGTGTttaaaatatatcaaaatgCTAAGATGTGTATGTAGTTTTCCGTTAAAACGTTACAGGGCATTTTAGCTACTATGAGTGGAGATCTGCAAAATATCATCCATTCAAGTTTATGGCCCAGGTAAGCTTAACCATTGCATCAGGTTTACTTGGGACAACTCTTGCTTTGATAACGCAGCAACCTCTCCGATTATTCAGTTACTCTAGCTCCATCAGATGGGTTGACTTCTCACaacgggatttgaacccgaGCCATTTAGCTAATGAGGCCAACGTTACCTCCTCGTGCATCGCTCATAATAATTCGTAAATTGTCACGTACCGAATACTTCGCCTCTTGGACGATTGAACGAACATTCAAAGTTTGATAGTAGATGTCAGCTTGGACGTAGTTCTGTTGTAGCTCGGATTGAACTTCGCCTGAATTATCCCCTTTACCTTTAAGATCATCCTGGGAATATTCGACGCCTTTCAAATTTAAGCCAAATTCAACCTAGACAAGCGGTTTCAACGCAGATAAAAGGTCATTAAGTCGAaatgatgacattttttttgtaaatacaTGTACTTACGAAATACTGGTTGGAAGGCCATTTGGACACGGAAACAGTGCTGGCAAATTCTGTTTCTCTGCAAGATACAATTGAGTTATTTCGACTAAAAATGCTAGCTTATAACCGGGGCTTTGGAACTTACTGGCATGCCACAGTGCACGAGCAGTTTCGTTTCAATTTGTTGTATTCTTCAAAAACcctttcaaaacaagtgtAGTCGGTGTCTGTAAGTAAGCAAATGTTGCATGAGCTCGATAGATAGCTTTGATAAGCGTTGGACGATTTCCTAACCAACATTTACGTGCAGTGAAGACAATACTTGGAGTAATAACTTGTACGCCCTTGGGCCAATGTAAAAATACAGTTAAAGTATTACGACCCCAAAGTTTTTTTCACATATGCGACAGCATGTTTATTGAGCATATTAGGTAAGTAAGCAATCCATAAGGCAATAAGATCAAAGCTGCTTCTTATGGTTTtgcgagctagaaaaatgctaagatgtgtttgggaattttcatgaaaatttcaaaaggaaacatcacaatgcatttttttccacaatGGAAACTTAATCGGAAGTTatacttgttccaattttcagtACGATATAGTTCGAGATCAACCGAGGGAAAAGtatgaatttgaaagtgatcCTAATGTTGTACAATAGAATTGACTTACTATTTGATACAGGAAGGACATTACAAGTCCTGACATTTTCGTGCAGAGGGATGGCTGCTTGGTACAAATCCGGATGAAAGCACTCACAACTGTCAATCAGATCCTTCTGAAGGCAATATCTTTGGCACGCCTAAAAATAAATCGCATCAGCTACTTGTTTCAATATTCATCGTTCACATGATGATTATAAAGTCGTGACATTGAATTGCGAATCTTCACTGCTCCACTTCAGCAGGTGCAGCGACTGGTGCGCAGACACGGTGTCAAGCATGTTCTAAAATAACTTTCaactatgctctcaagacttttaaagacgGTTTTAGATATCAGTAAATCAAGAAGTACAATCTCTGTTTTGTAAAAGAAACAGTTTTCGATCAAAACACTTAAACACACTTAATGGCACATCAGATCAAAAGTGtagaatatcaaaatcatcaaatatgtTAGTTGCACCATCAGTAGAAATTTCTTGGACATATATAAAGCGGCTACTTAGCtattgcaagttgaatgttccagtttttgtcaaaactaggtGACAAATGCCCTAATGGTTCCCTGACCTTAACTATTCTTTAAAAGAGGCTATATTAGTTAAAAATGGTATGCGAAGTCATTAAAAgcacatttcaaaaacatattttggaaatgaaattcagaATTCGTTCAAAAAGTATTACATTATTGCATGCTCAAAAAATTGCTGCATTCTATTAAGCGGTTaagctttccaatttgaaccGTGACTAAAAGCTTAGTACGTGTTTGATCATAAGCGTTTCATTAAAATGGCATTGGTTTTTATGAAATAACAATGAGCTGCACAACCAGGTGTATGAAGCACATTTATTAAGTATTACATCCAAAtgattcattcactcaattaggtttggtttttcacggctctttggtaagacgtaattactttaaaacctaataagtttattgctcatttatgtttatgtctagctttagcagtttctttctgatttgtagtgtagtttttctagttccaaatcgttatgtgtagttcttcagtttgattgtattggtcctttagagttagaatttattgttcattactgtattgatttattttgtgttcgaccagttagttgagtttatttctgtgttttcttgttgatgtcctagtttacatatgttcttgattccttgcttttctctgtcacttacttcttgtttactatctccatctttgatttgtatgttagtttgatgtgaagtatttcattcctattttgctctgttgtcctgtatctcaggacaagattgcacagcttttttagttcttttcttctctttttcttggcctgttgattttgttactaatagatagttcctcctgcattcatgatggaagctattttaggaaaagtcagcaaagaggctagacaatgtttggacctggtcttagctggaaaggatccttccatagtcaataagccgtttattatagaggctttagttgcttgggtcaatgaaaccagggtgctgcttgaagaacaggctcacccagtagttgagaagtcgactaatttgaccaacgtagaagttgaagtagtatctcctcttgaaaaagcgcaggaaaagacagttgtagagaaaatagtctgtcctgtttatcgaaagcagccttgtcctgaagaaggaaaaggctgtcagtttgaccaccctaaatggtgtcaaaaacttctcaagttcggccttgagaagtacaatagtaagaagggatgttcaaaggtagattgtcctttttttcacccgtacatgtgccgtcagtccatgagacttaagacgtgctttaatgtacggtgtacctccgtccatgttgaagggacgcaaagaaagccgagaaataggatagctcagtttcgtagttttagagctgaccctattcctaaacctaatcccaccccaccccccttccttaacccatttagcttcctccctccctctcctcctaccccccaccctctctcccaattccctcctcttccttcaaatacccaatccacccctattcctataaaaactctcctccctaatattccttgccccacccctattcccaaaatacgttcctattcaaatgtagctgcccaacccattcctcaaacccaaccatccccattagctcatgcattgcctccagtagaacgtagctttgttgataagagggattttttacggttggagaggatggtccaagatcttgtgaacttggtccgtcaaaagagaggcccgtaaaggggctatatttgaacgtgcattgtctgatttctaaaaaagacagcacaaaagttaagatcttagaagaactagccgttgagagagagattgcattcatctctataacagaaacctggcttcggccaggggtcttagatgaagaactaaccatagttggtttcaacttagttcgttgtgataggatacgccctgataatcccatattcccacatgggggcgtatgcctatatgttaggaatgatttgcacattagtcatgtacaaatgtcgaatggagaagtagaggtcttagtttgtcatcttcgaggtcttgatttgtctattgttacaatgtatagacccccttcttgttcagcaagctctttttcgtcagctctccaattcactggaaatgagttggacctggcagtttgctcgaaggttttctttgtaggggactttaattttccggctagcgttgtagagtgggaggttagtcctgatgggtatattcccatttcgaaatcgacatctcagtcgttcgaaaagctggaagaattcgcgatcttgcgcaatttctcccagcacgttggtgtagccactagagagaatagcgttctcgacttggtcttttccaatgaccctgatctgatccagtatgtccatgtgacacctactaatctgtcagatcatcatgttcttgagatagggtcgaccattactcaaaagccggcgtgctctagagtaaaaccggccaaaaaggtcggtttggctaagttcaagttcaaagatgaacattggccgttgattatagaaagattagaagaacttgacctgatttcaattctgaaacaggaatcgtccatagatgcagccattgataagttagtttcagtttttaaggaagtttgctccagtttagcaatctctgaatgtgttccgaaaggtggtacacggacaaaaattccaaaatataggaagactttgttcaaaaagagttgcaaactagcaaaaaggctgaagagcacttcgaatccagtaattgtggctgctctccaaaaaaagttggacgtagttcagggtaagattaaggcctccatcgaatatgaccagttacaaactgagagtaaggtggttcaggaggtcaggtcgaatccgaaggcatttttctcttatgcgaactctaagagaaaaatgaaacactctgttgggccttttgaggttgatggggcagccattagcaatgtagagactatggctaacatgcttggagatcagttctctagtgtgttttcaaccccactgagttcggaagcaacagctcattgctctgaa from Tigriopus californicus strain San Diego chromosome 1, Tcal_SD_v2.1, whole genome shotgun sequence includes the following:
- the LOC131878976 gene encoding degenerin deg-1-like, producing the protein MLKKLSKKAGARLVIHDTRSPPLPDEYGIDLQPNTASSIAIQKNDVERKAAPYDSNCSDSWTSTGYNIDTNMTYTLAACQRYCLQKDLIDSCECFHPDLYQAAIPLHENVRTCNVLPVSNNTDYTCFERVFEEYNKLKRNCSCTVACQETEFASTVSVSKWPSNQYFVEFGLNLKGVEYSQDDLKGKGDNSGEVQSELQQNYVQADIYYQTLNVRSIVQEAKYSEDGYVAALGGALSVYMGIAVIMIFELLELVIDLVLNVWKFYNGANEEKH